Proteins found in one Toxotes jaculatrix isolate fToxJac2 chromosome 18, fToxJac2.pri, whole genome shotgun sequence genomic segment:
- the LOC121199129 gene encoding myosin heavy chain, fast skeletal muscle-like, whose product MGAQRARLQTENGEFARQLEEKEALISQLTRGKQAYTQQIEELKRHIEEEVKAKNALAHAVQSARHDCDLLREQFEEEQEAKAELQRAMSKANSEVAQWRTKYETDAIQRTEELEEAKKKLAQRLQEAEESIEAVNSKCASLEKTKQRLQGEVEDLMIDVERANALAANLDKKQRNFDKVLAEWKQKYEESQAELEGAQKEARSLSTELFKMKNSYEEALDQLETMKRENKNLQQEISDLTEQIGETGKSIHELEKAKKAVESEKTEIQTALEEAEGTLEHEESKILRIQLELNQVKGEVDRKLSEKDEEMEQIKRNSQRVMDSMQSTLDAEVRSRNDALRIKKKMEGDLNEMEIQLSHANRQAAEAQKQLRNVQGQLKDAQLHLDDALRGQEDMKEQAAMVERRNGLMLAEIEELRAALEQTERGRKVAEQELVDASERVGLLHSQNTSLLNTKKKLEADLVQIQGEVDDSVQEARNAEEKAKKAITDAAMMAEELKKEQDTSAHLERMKKNLEVTVKDLQHRLDEAENLAMKGGKKQLQKLESRVRELEAEVEAEQRRGADAVKGVRKYERRVKELTYQAEEAEEQANTHMSRLRKVQHELEEAQERADIAESQVNKLRAKSRDAGKGSDSAE is encoded by the exons ATGGGTGCACAGAGGGCAAGACTGCAAACAGAGAACG GTGAATTTGCTCGCCAGCTAGAGGAGAAGGAAGCTCTTATTTCCCAGCTCACCAGAGGCAAACAAGCTTACACTCAGCAGATTGAAGAGCTTAAGAGACACATTGAGGAGGAAGTGAAG GCCAAGAATGCCCTGGCACATGCTGTTCAGTCAGCCCGCCATGACTGTGATCTGCTCAGAGAGCAGtttgaggaggagcaggaggccaaggctgagctgcagagagcaaTGTCCAAGGCCAACAGTGAGGTGGCTCAGTGGAGAACCAAATATGAGACTGATGCTATCCAACGCactgaggagctggaggaggccaa GAAAAAGCTTGCCCAGCGTCTGCAGGAGGCTGAGGAATCCATTGAGGCTGTGAACTCTAAGTGTGCCTCTTTGGAGAAGACCAAGCAGAGGCTGCAGGGTGAGGTGGAGGACCTCATGATTGATGTGGAGAGAGCTAATGCTCTGGCTGCCAACCTCGACAAGAAGCAGAGGAACTTTGATAAG GTCCTGGCAGAATGGAAACAGAAGTATGAGGAGAGCCAGGCAGAGCTGGAAGGAGCTCAGAAGGAGGCTCGTTCTCTCAGCACTGAACTGTTCAAGATGAAGAACTCTTATGAGGAGgctctggatcagctggagaccatgaagagagagaacaaaaacctgcagc AGGAGATCTCAGATCTGACTGAACAGATTGGCGAGACTGGAAAGAGCATCCATGAGCTTGAAAAAGCTAAGAAGGCTGTGGAAAGTGAGAAGACTGAAATTCAGACCGCCCTGGAGGAAGCAGAG GGCACACTGGAGCATGAGGAATCCAAGATTCTCCGTATTCAGCTTGAGCTCAACCAGGTCAAAGGTGAGGTTGACAGGAAGCTGTCAGAGAAGGATGAGGAGATGGAGCAGATCAAGAGGAACAGCCAGAGGGTGATGGACTCCATGCAGAGCACTCTTGATGCTGAGGTCAGGAGCAGGAACGATGCCCTGAGaatcaagaagaagatggagggagaccTGAATGAGATGGAGATTCAGCTGAGTCATGCCAACAGGCAGGCCGCTGAGGCCCAGAAACAACTGAGGAATGTCCAGGGACAGCTCAAG GATGCCCAACTGCACCTTGATGATGCTctcagaggacaggaggacatgAAGGAGCAAGCTGCAATGGTGGAGCGCAGAAATGGCCTGATGCTGGCTGAGATTGAGGAGCTGAGAGCTGCTctggagcagacagagagaggacgcAAAGTGGCTGAGCAGGAGCTGGTTGATGCTAGTGAGCGTGTGGGACTGCTTCACTCTCAG AACACCAGCCTTCTGAACACCAAGAAGAAGCTTGAGGCTGACCTTGTTCAGATTCAGGGTGAAGTGGATGATTCTGTTCAGGAAGCAAGAAATGCTGAAGAGAAAGCCAAAAAGGCTATCACTGAT gcTGCCATGATggctgaggagctgaagaaggagcaggacaccagtGCTCAcctggagaggatgaagaagaaccTGGAGGTCACAGTCAAGGACCTGCAGCACCGTCTGGATGAGGCTGAGAACCTCGCCATGAAGGGTGGCAAGAAGCAGCTCCAGAAACTGGAGTCTAGG GTGCGTGAGCTGGAAGCTGAAGTTGAAGCCGAGCAGAGACGTGGAGCTGATGCTGTTAAAGGAGTCCGCAAATACGAGAGGAGAGTGAAGGAGCTGACCTACCAG GCTGAGGAGGCT GAGGAGCAGGCAAACACTCACATGTCCAGGCTCAGGAAGGTCCAGCATGAGCTGGAAGAAGCTCAGGAACGTGCTGACATCGCTGAATCCCAGGTCAACAAGCTGAGAGCCAAGAGCCGTGATGCTGGAAAG GGAAGTGACTCTGCTGAATGA
- the LOC121198263 gene encoding myosin heavy chain, fast skeletal muscle, with amino-acid sequence MSTDAEMEAYGPAAIYLRKPEKERIEAQTAPFDAKTAYFVVDPDEMYLKGKLVKREGGKATVETLTGKTITVKEDDIHPMNPPKFDKIEDMAMMTHLNEPAVLYNLKERFASWMIYTYSGLFCVVVNPYKWLPVYDAQVVVAYRGKKRIEAPPHIFSISDNAYQFMLTDRENQSVLITGESGAGKTVNTKRVIQYFATIAVAGPNKKAESGKMQGSLEDQIIAANPLLEAYGNAKTVRNDNSSRFGKFIRIHFGSTGKLASADIETYLLEKSRVTFQLSAERSYHIFYQLMTGHKPELLEALLITTNPYDYPMISQGEITVKSINDVEEFIATDTAIDILGFSADEKVAIYKLTGAVMHHGNMKFKQKQREEQAEPDGTEEADKIAYLMGLNSADMLKALCYPRVKVGNEFVTKGQTVPQVNNSVMALCKSVYEKMFLWMVVRINEMLDTKQPRQFFIGVLDIAGFEIFDFNSLEQLCINFTNEKLQQFFNHHMFVLEQEEYKKEGIEWEFIDFGMDLAACIELIEKPMGIFSILEEECMFPKATDTSFKNKLHDQHLGKTKAFEKPKPAKGKAEAHFSLVHYAGTVDYNITGWLDKNKDPLNDSVVQLYQKSSNKLLAFLYAAHASAEDASGGGGKKGGGKKKGASFQTVSALFRENLGKLMTNLRSTHPHFVRCLIPNETKTPGLMENFLVIHQLRCNGVLEGIRICRKGFPSRILYGDFKQRYKVLNASVIPEGQFIDNKKASEKLLGSIDVDHTQYKFGHTKVFFKAGLLGTLEEMRDEKLAELVTMTQALCRGYVMRKEFVKMMERRDAIFTIQYNIRSFMNVKNWPWMHLYFKIKPLLKSAETEKELAQMKENYGKMQSDLAAALAKKKELEEKMVSLLQEKNDLQLQVAAETENLSDAEERCEGLIKSKIQLEAKLKETTERLEDEEEINAELTAKKRKLEDECSELKKDIDDLELTLAKVEKEKHATENKVKNLTEEMASQDESIAKLTKEKKALQEAHQQTLDDLQAEEDKVNSLTKAKTKLEQQVDDLEGSLEQEKKLRMDLERAKRKLEGDLKLAQESIMDLENDKQQSEEKIKK; translated from the exons ATGAGCACAGACGCAGAGATGGAGGCCTATGGCCCTGCGGCCATTTACCTCCGGAAGCCTGAAAAGGAGAGGATTGAGGCTCAGACTGCTCCATTTGATGCCAAAACAGCCTACTTTGTGGTTGATCCTGATGAGATGTATCTCAAGGGTAAACTTGTCAAAAGAGAGGGTGGCAAAGCCACGGTTGAGACACTTACAGGAAAG ACTATTACTGTAAAAGAGGATGACATCCATCCCATGAACCCTCCCAAGTTTGATAAAATTGAGGACATGGCCATGATGACCCACCTCAATGAGCCTGCTGTGTTGTATAACCTCAAAGAGCGCTTTGCATCATGGATGATTTAC ACCTACTCTGGCCTTTTCTGTGTCGTTGTGAATCCCTACAAGTGGCTTCCTGTGTACGATGCTCAGGTTGTTGTGGCATACAGAGGCAAGAAGAGGATTGAGGCTCCACCTCACATCTTCTCCATTTCTGATAATGCCTACCAGTTCATGCTCACCG ATCGTGAGAACCAGTCTGTCCTTATCAC TGGAGAATCTGGTGCAGGAAAGACTGTCAACACCAAGCGTGTCATCCAATACTTTGCAACAATTGCAGTGGCTGGACCCAATAAGAAGGCGGAGTCTGGCAAAATGCAG GGTTCGCTGGAAGATCAAATCATTGCAGCCAATCCTCTGCTGGAGGCCTACGGTAATGCTAAGACTGTGAGGAATGACAACTCCTCTCGCTTT GGTAAATTCATCAGAATTCACTTTGGCTCTACTGGCAAGCTGGCCTCAGCTGATATTGAAACAT ATCTGCTGGAGAAGTCCCGCGTCACATTCCAGTTGTCTGCTGAGAGGAGCTACCATATCTTCTACCAGCTGATGACTGGCCACAAGCCTGAGCTCCTGG AGGCTCTTCTGATCACCACCAACCCCTATGACTACCCAATGATCAGTCAGGGTGAAATCACTGTCAAAAGCATCAATGATGTGGAGGAGTTCATCGCAACAGAT ACAGCTATTGACATCTTGGGCTTTAGTGCGGATGAGAAGGTTGCCATCTACAAACTGACTGGCGCTGTGATGCATCATGGAAACATGAAATTCAAGCAGAAGCAGCGTGAGGAGCAGGCTGAACCTGATGGCACTGAGG agGCTGATAAAATTGCTTATCTCATGGGCCTGAACTCAGCTGATATGCTGAAAGCTCTGTGCTACCCAAGAGTCAAAGTCGGAAATGAGTTTGTGACCAAAGgtcaaactgttccacag GTCAACAATTCTGTCATGGCTCTGTGCAAGTCCGTCTATGAGAAAATGTTCTTGTGGATGGTCGTCCGTATTAATGAGATGCTGGACACAAAGCAGCCAAGACAGTTCTTCATTGGAGTGTTGGATATTGCTGGATTTGAGATCTTTGAT TTCAACAGCTTGGAGCAACTCTGCATCAACTTCACCAACGAGAAACTGCAACAGTTTTTCAACCACCACATGTTTGTCCTGGAGCAAGAGGAGTACAAGAAAGAAGGCATTGAATGGGAGTTCATTGACTTTGGTATGGACTTGGCTGCCTGCATTGAGCTTATTGAGAAG CCAATGGGCATCTTCTCCATCCTTGAAGAGGAGTGCATGTTCCCCAAGGCTACAGACACCTCCTTCAAGAACAAGCTGCATGATCAGCATCTTGGCAAGACCAAGGCCTTTGAGAAGCCAAAGCCCGCAAAGGGCAAGGCTGAGGCTCACTTCTCCCTGGTTCACTATGCTGGTACAGTGGACTACAATATCACTGGCTGGCTGGACAAGAACAAGGACCCTCTGAATGACTCAGTTGTTCAGCTGTACCAGAAATCTTCAAACAAACTGCTGGCCTTCCTGTATGCAGCTCATGCTTCAGCTGAAG ATGCATCTGGCGGCGGTGGTAAGAAGGGTGGTGGAAAGAAGAAGGGTGCTTCGTTCCAGACTGTGTCTGCTCTTTTCAGG GAGAACTTGGGCAAGCTGATGACCAACTTGAGGAGCACTCACCCTCACTTTGTGCGCTGCCTGATTCCCAATGAAACAAAGACCCCAG GTCTTATGGAGAACTTCTTGGTCATCCACCAGCTGAGGTGTAACGGTGTGCTGGAAGGCATCAGAATTTGCAGAAAGGGCTTCCCCAGCAGAATCCTCTATGGTGACTTCAAGCAGAG ATACAAAGTATTGAATGCCAGTGTCATCCCTGAGGGACAGTTCATTGACAACAAGAAAGCTTCAGAGAAGCTGTTGGGCTCCATTGATGTGGACCACACTCAGTACAAGTTTGGACACACTAAG GTTTTCTTCAAAGCTGGTCTGCTGGGTACCctggaggagatgagagatgagaaaCTGGCTGAGCTGGTGACCATGACTCAGGCTCTCTGCAGAGGATATGTCATGAGGAAAGAGTTTGTAaagatgatggagaggag AGACGCAATCTTCACCATTCAGTACAACATCCGTTCATTCATGAACGTGAAAAACTGGCCATGGATGCATCTGTACTTCAAGATCAAGCCTCTTCTGAAGAGTGCTGAGACTGAGAAGGAGTTGGCTCAGATGAAGGAGAACTATGGGAAGATGCAATCAGACCTGGCTGCTGCTTTGGCCAAgaagaaggagctggaggagaagatggTTTCCCTGCTGCAGGAAAAGAATGACCTGCAACTGCAAGTAGCAGCT GAAACTGAGAATCTCTCTGATGCTGAGGAAAGGTGTGAAGGTTTGATTAAAAGCAAGATCCAGCTGGAGGCCAAACTCAAAGAGACAACTGAGAgactggaggatgaggaggaaatcAATGCTGAGCTGACTGCCaagaagaggaagctggaggatgAATGCTCTGAGCTGAAGAAGGACATTGATGACTTGGAGCTCACCTTGGCTAAagtggagaaggagaaacatGCCACAGAAAACAAG GTGAAAAACCTGACAGAGGAGATGGCATCTCAAGATGAGTCCATTGCCAAGTTAACCAAGGAGAAGAAAGCCCTCCAAGAGGCCCACCAGCAAACACTGGATGATCTCCAGGCAGAGGAGGACAAAGTCAACAGTCTGACCAAGGCCAAGACAAAGCTGGAACAGCAAGTGGACGAT CTTGAGGGATCACTGGAGCAAGAGAAGAAGCTCCGCATGGACCTTGAGAGAGCCAAGAGGAAGCTTGAGGGAGATCTGAAACTGGCCCAGGAATCCATAATGGATCTGGAGAATGACAAGCAGCAATCTGAGGAGAAAATCAAGAAGTAG
- the LOC121199119 gene encoding myosin heavy chain, fast skeletal muscle-like yields MSTDAEMEQYGPAAIYLRKPEKERIEAQTAPFDAKTAYFVVDADEMYVKGKLVKKEGGKATVETDGGKSVTVKEDDIHPRNPPKFDKMEDMAMMTHLNEPSVLYNLKERYASWMIYTYSGLFCVVVNPYKWLPVYDATCVAAYRGKKRIEAPPHIFSISDNAYQFMLTDRENQSVLITGESGAGKTVNTKRVIQYFATIAALGGKKEATPGKMQGSLEDQIVAANPLLEAYGNAKTVRNDNSSRFGKFIRIHFGTTGKLASADIETYLLEKSRVTFQLSAERSYHIFYQLMTGHKPELLEGLLITTNPYDYPMISQGEITVKSINDVEEFIATDTAIDILGFSAEEKLGIYKLTGAVMHHGNMKFKQKQREEQAEPDGTEVADKIAYLLGLNSADMLKALCYPRVKVGNEMVTKGQTVPQVNNSVMALCKSVYEKMFLWMVVRINEMLDTKQPRQFFIGVLDIAGFEIFDFNSLEQLCINFTNEKLQQFFNHHMFVLEQEEYKKEGIDWEFIDFGMDLAACIELIEKPMGIFSILEEECMFPKASDTTFKNKLHDQHLGKTKAFEKPKPGKGKAEAHFSLVHYAGTVDYNIAGWLDKNKDPLNESVVQLYQKSSNKLLAFLYAAHASAEEAGGGKKGGKKKGGSFQTVSALFRENLGKLMTNLRSTHPHFVRCLIPNETKTPGLMENFLVIHQLRCNGVLEGIRICRKGFPSRILYGDFKQRYKVLNASVIPEGQFIDNKKASEKLLGSIDVDHTQYKFGHTKVFFKAGLLGTLEEMRDEKLAELVTMTQALCRGYVMRKEFVKMMERRESIFSIQYNIRSFMNVKNWPWLKLYFKIKPLLKSAETEKELQQMKENYDKMQSDLAAALAKKKELEEKMVSLLQEKNDLQLQVAAETENLSDAEERCEGLIKSKIQLEAKLKETTERLEDEEEINAELTAKKRKLEDECSELKKDIDDLELTLAKVEKEKHATENKVKNLTEEMASQDESIAKLTKEKKALQEAHQQTLDDLQAEEDKVNTLTKAKTKLEQQVDDLEGSLEQEKKLRMDLERAKRKLEGDLKLAQESIMDLENDKQQSDEKIKKKDFEISQLLSKIEDEQSLGAQLQKKIKELQARIEELEEEIEAERAARAKVEKQRADLSRELEEISERLEEAGGATAAQIEMNKKREAEFQKLRRDLEESTLQHEATAAALRKKQADSVAELGEQIDNLQRVKQKLEKEKSEYKMEIDDLSSNMEAVAKAKGNLEKMCRTLEDQLSELKAKNDENVRQLNDINAQKARLQTENGEFSRQLEEKEALVSQLTRGKQAFTQQIEELKRHIEEEVKAKNALAHAVQSARHDCDLLREQFEEEQEAKAELQRGMSKANSEVAQWRTKYETDAIQRTEELEEAKKKLAQRLQDAEESIEAVNSKCASLEKTKQRLQGEVEDLMIDVERANALAANLDKKQRNFDKVLAEWKQKYEEGQAELEGAQKEARSLSTELFKMKNSYEEALDQLETMKRENKNLQQEISDLTEQIGETGKSIHELEKAKKTVETEKSEIQSALEEAEGTLEHEEAKILRVQLELNQVKSEVDRKVAEKDEEMEQIKRNSQRVIDSMQSTLDAEVRSRNDALRIKKKMEGDLNEMEIQLSHANRQAAEAQKQLRNVQGQLKDAQLHLDDALRGQEDMKEQAAMVERRNGLMLSEIEELRAALEQTERGRKVAEQELVDASERVGLLHSQNTSLLNTKKKLEADLVQVQGEVDDCVQEARNAEEKAKKAITDAAMMAEELKKEQDTSAHLERMKKNLEVTVKDLQHRLDEAENLAMKGGKKQLQKLESRVRELESEVEAEQRRGADAVKGVRKYERRVKELTYQTEEDKKNVTRLQDLVDKLQLKVKAYKRQAEEAEEQANTHMSRLRKVQHELEEAQERADIAESQVNKLRTKSRDAAKTDSAE; encoded by the exons ATGAGCACCGACGCGGAGATGGAGCAGTATGGCCCTGCGGCCATTTACCTCCGAAAACCAGAAAAGGAGAGGATTGAGGCCCAGACTGCTCCATTTGATGCCAAAACAGCCTACTTTGTGGTTGATGCTGATGAGATGTATGTCAAGGGTAAACTTGTCAAAAAGGAGGGTGGCAAAGCCACAGttgagacagatggaggaaag AGTGTCACTGTAAAAGAGGATGACATCCATCCCAGGAATCCTCCAAAGTTCGATAAGATGGAGGACATGGCCATGATGACCCACCTGAATGAGCCATCTGTGCTGTATAACCTCAAAGAGCGTTATGCATCATGGATGATCTAC ACCTACTCTGGGTTGTTCTGCGTTGTCGTGAATCCCTACAAGTGGCTTCCTGTGTATGATGCTACATGTGTAGCAGCATACAGAGGCAAGAAGAGGATTGAGGCACCACCCCAcatcttctccatctctgacaATGCCTATCAGTTCATGCTCACTG ATCGTGAGAACCAGTCTGTCCTGATTAC TGGAGAATCCGGTGCAGGAAAGACTGTCAACACCAAGCGTGTCATCCAGTACTTTGCAACAATTGCAGCTCTtggaggaaagaaggaggcaACACCTGGCAAGATGCAG GGCTCCCTTGAGGACCAGATTGTAGCAGCCAACCCTCTGCTGGAAGCCTATGGTAATGCCAAGACTGTGAGGAATGACAACTCCTCCCGTTTT GGTAAATTCATCAGAATCCACTTTGGTACTACTGGAAAGCTGGCTTCAGCTGATATTGAAACAT ATCTGCTGGAGAAGTCTCGTGTAACATTCCAGTTGTCTGCTGAGAGGAGCTACCATATCTTCTATCAGTTGATGACTGGCCACAAGCCTGAGCTCCTGG AGGGTCTTCTGATCACCACCAACCCCTATGACTACCCAATGATCAGTCAGGGTGAAATCACTGTCAAAAGCATCAATGATGTGGAGGAGTTCATTGCAACAGAT ACTGCTATCGACATCTTGGGCTTCAGCGCTGAGGAGAAATTGGGTATCTACAAACTGACTGGCGCTGTGATGCACCATGGCAACATGAAATTCAAGCAGAAGCAGCGTGAGGAGCAGGCTGAACCTGATGGCACTGAGG TGGCTGACAAAATCGCCTACCTCTTGGGCCTGAACTCAGCTGATATGCTGAAAGCTCTGTGCTACCCAAGAGTCAAGGTCGGAAATGAGATGGTGACCAAAGGTCAGACCGTTCCACAG GTCAACAATTCTGTCATGGCTCTGTGCAAGTCTGTCTATGAGAAAATGTTCTTGTGGATGGTCGTCCGTATTAATGAGATGCTGGACACAAAGCAGCCAAGACAGTTCTTTATTGGAGTGTTGGATATTGCTGGATTTGAGATCTTTGAT TTCAACAGCTTGGAGCAACTCTGCATCAACTTCACCAATGAGAAACTGCAACAGTTTTTCAACCACCACATGTTTGTCCTGGAGCAAGAGGAGTACAAGAAAGAAGGCATTGATTGGGAGTTCATTGACTTCGGTATGGACTTGGCTGCCTGCATTGAGCTTATTGAGAAG CCAATGGGCATCTTCTCCATCCTTGAAGAGGAGTGCATGTTCCCCAAGGCCTCTGACACAACTTTCAAGAACAAGCTGCATGATCAGCATCTTGGCAAGACCAAGGCCTTTGAGAAGCCAAAACCTGGAAAGGGCAAGGCTGAGGCTCACTTCTCCCTGGTTCACTATGCTGGTACAGTGGACTACAATATCGCTGGCTGGCTGGACAAGAACAAGGACCCTCTGAATGAATCTGTTGTTCAGCTGTACCAGAAATCTTCAAACAAACTGCTGGCCTTCCTGTATGCAGCTCATGCTTCAGCTGAGG aggCTGGCGGTGGCAAGAAGGGTGGCAAGAAGAAGGGTGGTTCCTTCCAGACTGTGTCTGCTCTTTTCAGA GAGAACTTGGGCAAGCTGATGACCAACTTGAGGAGCACTCACCCTCACTTTGTGCGTTGCCTGATTCCAAATGAAACAAAGACCCCAG GTCTTATGGAGAACTTCTTGGTCATCCACCAGCTGAGGTGTAACGGTGTGCTGGAAGGCATCAGAATTTGCAGAAAGGGCTTCCCCAGCAGAATCCTCTATGGTGACTTCAAGCAGAG ATACAAAGTATTGAATGCCAGTGTCATCCCTGAGGGACAATTCATTGACAACAAGAAAGCTTCAGAGAAGCTGCTGGGCTCCATTGATGTGGACCACACCCAGTACAAGTTTGGACACACTAAG GTGTTCTTCAAAGCTGGTCTGCTGGGTACCctggaggagatgagagatgagaaaCTGGCTGAGCTGGTGACCATGACTCAGGCTCTCTGCAGAGGATACGTCATGAGGAAAGAGTTTGTAaagatgatggagaggag AGAATCTATCTTCTCCATCCAGTACAACATCCGCTCCTTCATGAACGTGAAAAACTGGCCATGGCTGAAACTGTACTTCAAGATCAAGCCTCTTCTGAAGAGTGCTGAGACTGAGAAGGAGCTTCAACAGATGAAGGAAAACTATGATAAGATGCAATCAGAcctggctgctgctctggccaagaagaaggagctggaggagaagatggTTTCCCTGCTGCAGGAAAAGAATGACCTGCAACTGCAAGTAGCAGCT GAAACTGAGAATCTCTCTGATGCTGAGGAACGGTGTGAAGGTTTGATTAAAAGCAAGATCCAGCTGGAGGCCAAACTCAAAGAGACAACTGAGAgactggaggatgaggaggaaatcAATGCTGAGCTGACTGCCaagaagaggaagctggaggatgAATGCTCTGAGCTGAAGAAGGACATTGACGACTTGGAGCTCACCTTGGCTAAagtggagaaggagaaacatGCCACAGAAAACAAG GTGAAAAACCTGACAGAGGAGATGGCATCTCAAGATGAGTCCATTGCCAAGTTAACCAAGGAGAAGAAAGCCCTACAAGAGGCCCACCAGCAAACACTGGATGATCTCcaggcagaggaagacaaagtcAACACTCTGACCAAGGCCAAGACAAAGCTGGAACAGCAAGTGGACGAT cttgAGGGATCACTGGAGCAAGAGAAGAAGCTCCGCATGGACCTTGAGAGAGCCAAGAGGAAGCTTGAGGGAGATCTGAAACTGGCCCAGGAATCCATAATGGATCTGGAGAATGACAAGCAGCAATCTGATGAGAAAATCAAGAA GAAGGACTTTGAAATCAGCCAGCTCCTCAGCAAGATTGAGGATGAACAGTCTCTTGGTGCTCAGCTTCAGAAGAAGATCAAGGAACTCCAG GCTCGTATTGAGGAGCTGGAAGAGGAGATTGAGGCTGAGAGGGCTGCTCGGGCTAAGGTTGAGAAGCAGAGGGCTGACCTCTCCAGGGAGCTTGAGGAGATCAGCGAGAGGCTTGAGGAGGCTGGTGGAGCAACAGCCGCTCAGATTGAGATGAACAAGAAGCGTGAGGCTGAGTTCCAGAAGCTGCGTCGTGACCTTGAAGAGTCAACCCTGCAGCATGAAGCTACCGCAGCAGCTCTTCGCAAGAAGCAGGCTGACAGCGTTGCAGAGCTGGGAGAGCAGATCGATAACCTCCAGCGTGTCAAGcagaagctggagaaggagaagagcgAGTACAAGATGGAGATCGATGACCTCTCCAGCAACATGGAGGCTGTTGCCAAAGCAAAG GGCAACTTAGAGAAAATGTGCAGAACTCTTGAGGACCAGCTGAGTGAGCTCAAAGCCAAAAATGATGAGAATGTTCGCCAGCTGAATGACATTAATGCACAGAAGGccagactgcagacagagaacG GTGAGTTTTCCCGccagctggaggagaaagaagctCTTGTTTCTCAGCTGACCAGGGGCAAACAGGCTTTCACTCAGCAGATTGAGGAGCTTAAGAGGCATATTGAGGAGGAAGTCAAG GCCAAGAATGCCCTGGCCCATGCTGTTCAGTCAGCCCGCCATGACTGTGATCTGCTCAGAGAGCAGtttgaggaggagcaggaggccaAGGCTGAGCTGCAGCGGGGAATGTCCAAGGCCAACAGTGAGGTGGCTCAGTGGAGAACCAAATATGAGACTGATGCTATCCAGCGCactgaggagctggaggaggccaa GAAAAAGCTTGCCCAGCGCCTGCAGGATGCTGAGGAATCCATTGAGGCTGTGAACTCTAAGTGTGCCTCCTTGGAGAAGACCAAGCAGAGGCTGCAGGGTGAGGTGGAGGACCTCATGATTGATGTGGAGAGAGCTAATGCTCTGGCTGCCAACCTCGACAAGAAGCAGAGGAACTTTGATAAG GTCCTGGCAGAATGGAAACAGAAGTATGAGGAGGGCCAGGCAGAGCTGGAAGGAGCTCAGAAAGAGGCTCGCTCTCTCAGCACTGAACTGTTCAAGATGAAGAACTCTTATGAGGAGgctctggatcagctggagaccatgaagagagagaacaagaacCTCCAGC AGGAGATTTCAGACCTCACTGAACAGATTGGTGAGACTGGAAAGAGCATCCATGAGCtggagaaagcaaagaaaacagtggagaCTGAGAAGTCTGAGATTCAGTCAGCACTGGAGGAAGCTGAG GGCACACTGGAGCACGAGGAGGCCAAGATTCTCCGTGTTCAGCTTGAGCTCAACCAGGTCAAAAGTGAGGTTGACAGGAAGGTGGCAGAGAAGGATGAGGAGATGGAGCAGATCAAGAGGAACAGCCAGAGGGTGATTGACTCCATGCAGAGCACTCTTGATGCTGAGGTCAGGAGCAGGAACGATGCCCTGAGaatcaagaagaagatggagggagaccTGAATGAGATGGAGATTCAGCTGAGTCATGCCAACAGGCAGGCCGCTGAGGCCCAGAAACAGCTGAGGAATGTCCAGGGACAGCTCAAG GATGCCCAACTGCACCTTGATGATGCTctcagaggacaggaggacatgAAGGAGCAAGCTGCCATGGTGGAGCGCAGGAATGGCCTGATGCTGTCTGAGATTGAGGAGCTGAGAGCCGCTctggagcagacagagagaggacgcAAAGTGGCTGAGCAGGAGCTGGTTGATGCTAGTGAGCGTGTGGGACTGCTTCACTCTCAG AACACCAGCCTTCTGAACACCAAGAAGAAGCTTGAGGCTGACCTTGTGCAAGTTCAGGGTGAAGTGGATGATTGTGTTCAGGAAGCAAGAAATGCTGAAGAGAAAGCCAAAAAGGCTATCACTGAT gcTGCCATGATggctgaggagctgaagaaggagcaggacaccagtGCTCAcctggagaggatgaagaagaaccTGGAGGTCACAGTCAAGGACCTGCAGCACCGTCTGGATGAGGCTGAGAACCTCGCCATGAAGGGTGGCAAGAAGCAGCTCCAGAAACTGGAGTCTAGG GTGCGTGAGCTGGAATCTGAAGTTGAAGCCGAGCAGAGACGTGGAGCTGATGCTGTTAAAGGAGTGCGCAAGTATGAGAGGAGAGTGAAGGAGCTGACCTACCAG ACTGAGGAGGACAAGAAAAATGTGACCAGGCTTCAGGATCTGGTGGACAAGCTGCAGCTCAAAGTCAAGGCTTACAAGAGACAGGCTGAGGAGGCT GAGGAGCAGGCAAACACCCACATGTCCAGGCTCAGGAAGGTCCAGCATGAGCTGGAAGAAGCTCAGGAACGCGCTGACATCGCTGAGTCCCAGGTCAACAAGCTGAGAACCAAGAGCCGTGATGCTGCAAAG aCTGATTCTGCCGAATAA